In Mastigocladopsis repens PCC 10914, a single window of DNA contains:
- the mgtA gene encoding magnesium-translocating P-type ATPase, translating to MQVSLPSLFKLRQEKPQPLRPSMPVVQEANTELGKLLVFLNTSRKGLTEAEACHRLKQYGCNEVTYGKPAKWYFLLLNSFNNSLIYIFMGLAIVSYLTKNMEITIVLMLLVMVRGLLCFVQEYYSIQTEEKLKAMVSVTATVSRLDKRFNRERRKEIPIKDLVPGDIVHLSAGDMIPADVRLLFTKDLFVSQAVLLQEALSLKKHNTLGSVVEKMAISHSRNSRDPLDTSTVGFMGTSVVSGTAIAVIVATGKRTCLGWLAKNMASKQALTSFGKGVNGWNWRLIGLIAVMVSVVFLLNGIGKGNWAIATFLTPQILHMIVTVNLAQKALAMAKQKVIIKRLSAIQNLGAMNILCTDKTGILTQGKITLERYTDIHGQENEEPLKYGYLNTYYQTGLKNLLDVALLKHVEQKTTLKPAEEYCKVDEVPFDFVRHRMSVVLKYQQQHILICKGAVEEIARLCTHAKFNGQVVPMSESLNQEVLQVTRRLNEEGLRVIAVAYKEVSPPKDKYEIKDESNLILVGYLAFFDPPNDSAAEALATFQEHGVSVKVITGNNDIVTRKICKQVGLYVHHSVLGSEVERMSDEELADIVDTTTVFAKMSPMQKARVIGILKRKGHIVGYIGDSINDAVSLRNANIAISVDTGVDIARESSDIILLEKSLKVLEKGVIEGRRIFGRRYYSWRDSFLGSVE from the coding sequence ATGCAAGTTTCGTTACCATCGCTGTTTAAACTACGCCAGGAGAAACCTCAGCCCCTACGACCATCAATGCCTGTGGTGCAAGAAGCAAACACCGAATTAGGGAAATTACTGGTATTCCTCAATACTAGCCGTAAGGGATTGACCGAAGCAGAAGCTTGCCATCGGCTCAAGCAGTATGGCTGCAATGAAGTGACCTATGGAAAACCTGCGAAGTGGTATTTCCTACTGCTAAATTCTTTTAATAACTCTCTCATCTATATCTTCATGGGGTTGGCGATTGTCTCCTACCTGACCAAAAACATGGAGATAACGATTGTGCTGATGCTCCTGGTGATGGTGAGGGGATTACTGTGCTTTGTGCAGGAGTATTATTCTATACAAACAGAGGAAAAACTCAAGGCAATGGTGAGTGTGACTGCTACTGTTAGCCGCTTGGACAAACGCTTTAATCGCGAACGGCGTAAAGAAATTCCCATCAAGGACTTGGTGCCAGGGGATATTGTTCACTTATCAGCTGGAGACATGATACCAGCTGATGTACGACTACTGTTTACCAAGGATTTGTTTGTCAGCCAAGCAGTTCTCCTTCAAGAAGCCCTTTCCCTTAAGAAACACAACACTTTGGGCAGTGTGGTTGAGAAGATGGCAATTAGTCACAGTCGCAACAGCAGAGATCCGTTGGACACGTCCACAGTTGGCTTTATGGGAACAAGCGTAGTCAGTGGCACAGCAATAGCAGTCATAGTTGCAACCGGCAAGCGCACCTGCTTGGGTTGGCTGGCAAAGAATATGGCTAGCAAACAGGCGTTGACTAGTTTTGGAAAAGGGGTTAACGGTTGGAACTGGAGACTGATTGGCTTGATAGCGGTTATGGTGTCAGTTGTGTTCCTGCTCAATGGCATTGGTAAGGGGAACTGGGCGATCGCCACTTTCTTAACTCCACAAATATTGCACATGATTGTCACGGTGAACCTAGCACAGAAAGCCTTAGCGATGGCAAAGCAGAAGGTCATCATCAAGCGCCTGAGTGCCATTCAAAACTTGGGTGCGATGAATATACTTTGTACCGATAAGACAGGCATACTGACCCAAGGCAAAATTACTTTGGAGCGATATACCGATATTCATGGTCAAGAAAACGAGGAACCCCTCAAGTACGGCTATCTCAATACTTACTACCAGACGGGTTTGAAGAACCTGCTAGATGTCGCTTTACTAAAGCACGTAGAACAGAAAACCACCTTAAAACCCGCAGAGGAATACTGCAAAGTGGATGAAGTGCCCTTTGACTTTGTTCGTCATCGGATGTCAGTGGTCTTGAAATACCAACAGCAGCACATATTGATTTGCAAGGGAGCAGTGGAAGAAATTGCTCGCCTCTGCACTCACGCCAAATTCAATGGGCAGGTTGTTCCCATGAGCGAGTCCTTGAATCAAGAAGTATTGCAAGTGACACGGAGACTAAATGAAGAAGGGCTGCGCGTGATTGCTGTTGCTTACAAGGAGGTTTCTCCACCCAAAGATAAGTATGAAATTAAAGATGAAAGCAACCTCATACTGGTGGGTTATCTAGCCTTCTTCGACCCACCTAACGATAGTGCTGCAGAGGCACTTGCTACCTTTCAAGAGCATGGGGTTAGTGTTAAGGTGATCACAGGCAACAACGATATTGTCACTCGTAAAATCTGCAAACAAGTAGGACTCTACGTTCACCATAGCGTCCTGGGTAGTGAGGTGGAACGCATGAGTGATGAAGAACTGGCAGACATCGTGGACACCACCACAGTGTTTGCCAAAATGTCGCCTATGCAAAAAGCCCGGGTTATCGGTATCCTAAAGCGCAAAGGTCATATAGTTGGCTACATAGGCGATAGCATTAACGATGCTGTATCGCTACGAAATGCCAATATTGCTATTTCCGTCGATACCGGTGTAGATATTGCCAGAGAGTCATCAGACATTATCCTACTGGAAAAAAGCCTAAAGGTTTTGGAAAAGGGTGTCATTGAAGGTCGTCGAATTTTCGGCAGGCGATATTACTCTT